The genomic segment GCCCTGGTCCGCGCGGCCCCCTCGGGCACGGCCGAGGTGAGGATCGTGAGGGTGGCCGGGGAGAGCACGGCGGCGCCGAGACCCTGGGCGGCGCGGGCGACGAGCAGTTGCCAGCCCTCCTGCGCCAGCCCGCCGCCGAGCGAGGCCGCGGTGAACAGCCCGAGGCCGATCAGGAACACCCGCTTGCGGCCGTATATGTCGGCCGCCCGGCCGCCGAGCAGCATGAACCCCGCGAAGGCGATCGAGTACGTGTTGACGACCCACTGGAGTCCCACGAGGCTGAGCCCGAGGTCGGCCCGCATGGACGGCAGTGCCACGTTGACGACGGAGACGTCGAGGACGACGAGGAACTGGCCGGTGCACGCGGCGAGCACCACGGCCCAGGTGCGGACTTCACGGGCGGGTATGAGGGAGCGGGAGGAAGTGGAGACATCGACCATGACCGTCATACTCGCAGCCGCCCCGGGCCCCGTACATCGGCACCGGTGGCGTCTCGTGCCCCTGGGGCGTACGACGTCTCCCGGGACCGCCGGGCCGGAGCCCGAATGCGTGCCCCTGACGCCCTGAGGGCATGGGCGTGCGCCGGACCGGCCATCAGGGACACGCGAGCGCCCGACGCGCCCCAGCACACGCACGCGCACACCTGACGCCCCGTCAAGTACCCGCCCGCCTCCGGCCGCACCCCGTTCGCACCGCGTTCCCCGGAATAACGTCGGCCTGCTGAAGCGTTCACCGTGCACACATTTGGCGGTCACCGCTGTCCGCCGCGCGACCGCACGCCCGCCCTTCCGTCATTTCCCGCTGCCCGGAGGCCGCACGTATGCCACAGACGACGAACGATCAGCAGACCGCGGTCCCACGAGAACCGGGCGGACGCGCGGCGGGCGGCATCGTCCCCGTGCTCGCCTTCGCCGGTATCACGGTCGCGGTGATGCAGACCCTGCTCGTCCCCGTCATCAAGGATCTGCCGGCGCTGCTCCACACCACCCCGTCCAACGCCACCTGGGTGATGACCGCCACCCTGCTCGCCGGCGCCGTGTCGACGCCGATCATGGGGCGGCTCGGGGATCTGGCCGGCAAGCGGCGGATGCTGCTCGCCAGCCTCGCCGTCATGGTGCTCGGTTCCCTGATATGCGCCTTCACGGATGATCTCGTGGTCATGATCGTCGGCCGCGCGCTCCAGGGCTTCGCCATGGGTGCCATTCCGCTCGGCATCGGTCTGATGCGCGACGGGCTGCCGCGCGAGAAGCTCGGTTCGGCGATGGGCCTGATGAGTTCGTCGATCGGGGTGGGCGGTGGACTCGCCCTGCCCGCCGCCGCGTTGATCGCGCAGCACCTGAACTGGCACGCGCTCTTCTTCGCGTCCGCCGCGCTCGGTGTGCTGGCGATGACGCTCACCGTCCTCTTCGTACCGGAGAGCCCGGTGCGGGCCCTCGGCAGCTTCGACGTCCCCGGCGCGATCGGCCTCTCGCTCGGCCTGGTCTGCCTGCTGCTGCCGATCACCAAGGGCGGTGACTGGGGCTGGACCTCGGGCACCACGCTCGGGTTGATCGCCGCCGCGCTCGCGATCCTGTTCCTGTGGGGTCTCTTCGAGCTGCGTTCCCCGGCGCCCCTGGTCGATCTGCGCACCTCCGTCCGGCGCGTGGTGCTGCTCACCAACCTCGCCTCGATCATGGTCGGGGTCGCGTTCTACGCGGTCTCGCTGGTCCTGCCGCAGCTTCTGCAACTGCCGCTGTCGACCGGCTACGGGCTCGGGA from the Streptomyces sp. AM 4-1-1 genome contains:
- a CDS encoding MFS transporter — translated: MPQTTNDQQTAVPREPGGRAAGGIVPVLAFAGITVAVMQTLLVPVIKDLPALLHTTPSNATWVMTATLLAGAVSTPIMGRLGDLAGKRRMLLASLAVMVLGSLICAFTDDLVVMIVGRALQGFAMGAIPLGIGLMRDGLPREKLGSAMGLMSSSIGVGGGLALPAAALIAQHLNWHALFFASAALGVLAMTLTVLFVPESPVRALGSFDVPGAIGLSLGLVCLLLPITKGGDWGWTSGTTLGLIAAALAILFLWGLFELRSPAPLVDLRTSVRRVVLLTNLASIMVGVAFYAVSLVLPQLLQLPLSTGYGLGKSMVVAGLCVAPLGLTMMLVAPLYARISARRGPKVTLMLGMLVIAVGYGAGLGLMSAAWQTVVISVLLGAGIGLAYSSLPTLIMGAVAPSETGAANGLNTLMRSIGTSVSSAVIGMVLANSSVRMGSVTVPTMSGFRTSFMIATGAVLIGLLIAAFLPSQRAGARPSPRASSAGDALMAGPAGAPPVTGTVVAGSGGFRGRVLDTGGRPVARANVTLIDRQGRQAGRTVADAEGRYTLTAPSGGPFVLAGSAAGHAPHARPAAYPGDGLPVEVDLVLPVSAPERRTSVPS